The following are from one region of the Actinopolyspora halophila DSM 43834 genome:
- a CDS encoding HAD family hydrolase, translating into MPTWPGSAERTNSGDQHGNTSETNQRTREDSLDSAKLAGRASAEAAVTTAPDSGNTTSPRDLTAAAFFDVDNTMMMGASLFHFARGLAARKFFKAADLAGFAWQQVKFRIAGTENVQDLQSSREQALSFVAGRDVSDLVGLSEEIYDELMVNRIWAGTRALAQMHLDAGQRVWLVTATPVELAQIMARRLGLTGALGTVAEHSRGIYTGRLVGEMLHGRAKAHAVRALAASEGLDLRRCTAYSDSANDVPMLSVVGKAVAVNPDQRLREIARSRGWEIRDFRTGRKAARIGVHSVLGAGALAGALAAGLAYRRRDRS; encoded by the coding sequence GTGCCGACATGGCCAGGCTCAGCCGAGAGAACCAACAGCGGGGATCAGCACGGCAACACGTCCGAGACGAACCAACGGACGCGGGAAGATTCCCTGGACAGCGCCAAACTGGCCGGACGGGCCTCCGCCGAGGCAGCGGTCACCACGGCTCCGGACAGCGGCAACACGACGTCACCGCGCGACCTGACGGCCGCCGCCTTCTTCGACGTCGACAACACGATGATGATGGGGGCCTCGCTTTTCCACTTCGCCCGCGGGCTCGCCGCCAGGAAGTTCTTCAAGGCCGCAGATCTGGCCGGGTTCGCCTGGCAACAGGTGAAATTCCGCATAGCCGGTACCGAGAACGTCCAGGACCTGCAGAGCAGCAGGGAACAGGCGCTGTCCTTCGTGGCGGGGCGTGACGTATCCGACCTCGTCGGGTTGAGCGAGGAGATCTACGACGAACTCATGGTCAATCGGATCTGGGCGGGGACGCGCGCACTGGCCCAGATGCACCTCGACGCGGGGCAACGCGTGTGGCTGGTCACGGCCACCCCGGTGGAGCTGGCCCAGATAATGGCGCGACGTCTCGGACTGACCGGTGCCCTCGGAACGGTCGCCGAGCACTCCCGGGGCATCTACACGGGCAGGCTCGTGGGTGAGATGTTGCACGGGCGGGCCAAGGCACACGCCGTCCGCGCGCTGGCTGCCAGCGAAGGCCTGGACCTGCGGCGCTGCACCGCCTACTCGGACTCGGCCAACGACGTGCCCATGCTGTCGGTCGTCGGTAAGGCCGTCGCGGTCAACCCCGATCAGCGGCTGCGCGAGATAGCGCGCTCGCGCGGCTGGGAGATCCGCGACTTCCGGACCGGCCGCAAGGCCGCGCGCATCGGCGTGCACTCGGTGCTGGGCGCCGGAGCGCTGGCCGGAGCGCTGGCGGCCGGGCTGGCCTACCGGCGCAGGGACCGCTCCTGA